In a genomic window of Gossypium arboreum isolate Shixiya-1 chromosome 9, ASM2569848v2, whole genome shotgun sequence:
- the LOC108457295 gene encoding uncharacterized protein LOC108457295, with product MGTEILRPQDCLIERIRVSSTACSRRRYGNGSFNPTYNYNNSYSNNSNGNVRFTRKPVQRKRVGSEQRVSKRSGSVDDLKTVANNFKMEKVTILRRGESLDSKIKSNSGGGKEDGLVVTGTDRLGPDPEMVSKQIRFVDIKSPVTGKSDVYAGSAFAASPEPSSLPLPSFSKKKHVPIDDSATRDLRRILRLDI from the coding sequence ATGGGGACTGAAATTTTACGGCCTCAGGATTGTTTGATTGAACGGATCCGTGTTTCTTCGACGGCTTGTTCTCGTCGGAGATATGGAAATGGTAGCTTTAATCCTAcctataattataataatagttatagcAATAACAGCAACGGGAACGTTAGATTTACCAGGAAACCGGTCCAGAGGAAGCGAGTCGGGTCGGAGCAGCGGGTTTCGAAGAGATCTGGCTCCGTCGATGACTTGAAGACGGTGGCGAACAATTTCAAGATGGAGAAGGTTACGATTTTGAGGCGTGGAGAGTCGTTGGATTCGAAGATCAAGAGCAACAGCGGCGGTGGAAAGGAAGACGGGTTGGTTGTCACGGGTACGGATCGGTTAGGTCCAGATCCAGAAATGGTTTCGAAACAGATCAGATTTGTGGATATCAAGTCTCCGGTGACAGGAAAATCCGACGTGTACGCTGGATCGGCTTTCGCTGCCTCTCCGGAACCGAGTTCTCTTCCTTTGCCTTCTTTCTCGAAGAAGAAGCATGTTCCGATCGATGATTCGGCCACTAGAGATCTCAGGCGTATACTCCGACTTGATATCTGA